A genomic segment from Candidatus Viadribacter manganicus encodes:
- a CDS encoding Lrp/AsnC ligand binding domain-containing protein, which produces MADHSLFIFVRVQGATPEAVGNALRDSTDKIMDIYSIMGEWDLLVRIEHPDLNTIQKVVTESIRAHANVAQTYTILGYQLYGSKWPGFDFPDSK; this is translated from the coding sequence ATGGCAGACCACAGCCTTTTCATCTTCGTCCGCGTACAGGGTGCAACACCCGAAGCTGTCGGCAACGCGCTGCGCGACAGCACCGACAAGATCATGGATATTTATTCGATCATGGGCGAATGGGACCTCTTGGTCCGCATCGAACACCCCGATCTGAACACGATCCAAAAGGTGGTCACCGAAAGCATTCGCGCGCACGCCAACGTGGCGCAGACCTACACGATCCTTGGCTATCAATTATACGGCTCGAAGTGGCCGGGCTTCGACTTCCCCGACTCCAAATGA
- a CDS encoding DUF1330 domain-containing protein, with protein sequence MTLALIFSVSLGVLIAALWAIGAREQCFAISKGSGPHWFIAIRGQPGALKPHVSERWRSRADFGLIGVPPEDAYWRHFIIASGGDPARLPIDLGTAEDAYIARISLRRPPALLFGVLKTLVGLRILTKPEGPIVQDAQTLSFRGDVMPSAASIARLLAQPQNYAPAMVNFLAYHKDAQYRTSAPGISGRRAYLRYGVVAMRTVYRTGGHLLFTGRVLDVLREASAGPGVGRWDDVAAMRYPNPPAILSMEHAPDYHAALDDRDAGLERTIVIATTPGI encoded by the coding sequence ATGACGCTTGCGCTCATCTTCAGCGTCTCGCTCGGGGTGCTCATTGCAGCGCTCTGGGCGATTGGCGCACGCGAACAGTGCTTTGCAATCAGCAAAGGCAGCGGACCGCATTGGTTCATTGCGATCCGCGGTCAACCAGGCGCGCTGAAGCCACACGTAAGCGAACGTTGGCGCAGTCGCGCTGATTTCGGTCTGATAGGCGTCCCGCCGGAAGACGCATATTGGCGCCATTTCATCATTGCCAGCGGCGGCGATCCAGCGCGGCTCCCTATCGATCTGGGAACAGCTGAAGACGCATACATCGCGCGCATTAGCTTGCGCCGCCCACCAGCTCTACTTTTTGGCGTGCTCAAGACGCTGGTCGGACTGCGCATCCTGACCAAGCCTGAGGGGCCGATCGTGCAAGACGCACAGACCCTCAGCTTCCGGGGCGATGTCATGCCCAGCGCCGCATCGATTGCACGCCTGCTGGCGCAACCACAAAACTACGCGCCGGCGATGGTGAACTTCCTCGCCTATCATAAGGACGCACAATATCGCACCAGCGCGCCGGGCATCTCCGGTCGCCGCGCTTACTTGCGCTATGGCGTCGTCGCAATGCGCACGGTCTATCGGACGGGCGGGCACTTGCTCTTCACTGGGCGCGTTCTGGACGTCCTGCGCGAAGCCAGCGCCGGGCCCGGCGTTGGCCGATGGGATGATGTGGCGGCGATGCGCTACCCAAATCCGCCCGCCATCCTCTCTATGGAGCACGCCCCCGACTATCACGCCGCGCTCGATGATCGCGACGCGGGGCTCGAACGCACGATTGTGATCGCGACCACACCGGGAATCTGA
- a CDS encoding bifunctional salicylyl-CoA 5-hydroxylase/oxidoreductase: MRIACVGGGPAALVFAISMMLRDPRHDITVFERNDPGDTFGWGVVFSDQTMENLRANDPKSADEIEAGFAHWDDIDVHIHGETVTSSGHGFVGIGRKRLLNILQQRAGELGTRLKFNTEIEPLPQLMAEYDLVLACDGANSKLRTAHAAHFGVDIDLRPNKYIWLGADKTFDAFTFAFENTEHGWVWAHAYKFEDSASTFIVECSEATWRSFGFDEMSQDETCRAAEKLFAKYLAGATLSTNAKHLRGSAWLNFPRIVCETWHKDNLILMGDAAHTAHFSIGSGTKLAIEDAIKLAQVLHSERPLAEALAEYRAERQVEVLKLQNAARNSTEWFEHIDRYATLDPLQFTYSLLTRSQRVSHENLRLRDKNFLQRVESWFSGIAQNPPPPMFAPLRLRDMEIANRIVVSPMCMYSATDGEVNDFHLVHYGARAAGGAGLIFTEMTDVSVDARITPGCAGMYADKHVAAWKRIVDYVHCHANAKFALQLAHAGRKGSTRAPWDETFPDQPLEAGNWEIIAPSPIAWSDRNATPREMTRADMERVKADFVRATLMGERAGFDMLELHCGHGYLLSSFLTPISNHRTDEYGGDVASRLRFPLEVFIAMRAIWPKHKPMSVRISATDWHDEGLTPEDSIAIAEAFAEAGADLIDVSAGQTTPLGRPVYGRMFQTPFCDRIRNEAHVKTMAVGNIFEPDHINSILAAGRADLCALARPHLMDPNWSLRAAAELGYGQLPPPKQYRTGYAQMRRNLMRKEQ; this comes from the coding sequence ATGCGCATTGCCTGCGTCGGCGGCGGACCAGCCGCCCTTGTCTTCGCCATCTCCATGATGCTGCGCGACCCGCGGCACGACATCACCGTGTTCGAGCGCAACGATCCTGGCGACACGTTCGGCTGGGGGGTCGTGTTCTCTGACCAGACGATGGAGAACCTTCGCGCCAATGACCCCAAGAGCGCCGATGAGATCGAAGCCGGCTTCGCGCATTGGGATGACATCGATGTTCATATTCACGGCGAGACGGTCACGTCATCGGGCCACGGCTTCGTTGGGATCGGGCGCAAGCGGCTGCTGAATATTCTACAACAACGGGCCGGCGAACTCGGTACGCGCCTAAAGTTCAACACCGAAATCGAGCCCTTGCCGCAATTGATGGCGGAGTACGATCTCGTACTCGCGTGCGACGGCGCAAATTCCAAGCTTCGCACGGCCCACGCCGCGCATTTCGGAGTTGATATCGACCTCCGCCCTAACAAATATATTTGGCTGGGCGCCGACAAAACGTTCGACGCATTCACGTTCGCCTTTGAGAACACGGAACACGGTTGGGTTTGGGCGCACGCCTACAAGTTCGAAGACAGCGCATCGACCTTCATCGTCGAATGCAGCGAAGCGACATGGCGAAGCTTCGGCTTTGACGAAATGAGCCAAGACGAGACCTGCCGCGCAGCGGAAAAGCTGTTCGCCAAATATCTCGCCGGCGCGACACTTTCGACCAACGCCAAGCACCTCCGGGGCTCGGCCTGGCTGAACTTTCCCCGCATCGTCTGCGAAACCTGGCATAAGGATAATCTCATCCTCATGGGTGACGCCGCTCATACGGCGCACTTCTCGATCGGTTCGGGCACCAAACTTGCCATCGAAGATGCGATCAAGCTGGCTCAGGTTCTGCATAGTGAAAGGCCGTTGGCGGAGGCGCTCGCCGAGTACCGCGCGGAGCGCCAAGTTGAGGTGCTCAAGCTGCAAAATGCGGCGCGCAATTCAACCGAATGGTTTGAACATATCGATCGCTACGCAACACTCGATCCCTTGCAGTTCACCTATTCCCTGCTCACGCGCAGTCAGCGCGTAAGCCACGAGAATCTGCGCCTACGAGACAAGAATTTTCTTCAACGCGTCGAAAGCTGGTTTTCCGGCATTGCGCAAAATCCGCCGCCACCGATGTTCGCGCCGCTCAGGCTCCGCGACATGGAAATTGCAAACCGCATCGTGGTTTCGCCGATGTGCATGTATTCGGCGACCGACGGTGAAGTGAATGACTTCCACCTCGTCCACTACGGCGCTCGCGCGGCGGGTGGCGCGGGGCTCATCTTCACCGAGATGACGGACGTTTCCGTCGATGCCCGCATCACGCCCGGTTGCGCGGGCATGTATGCCGATAAGCATGTCGCAGCATGGAAGCGCATCGTGGACTACGTTCACTGCCACGCGAACGCGAAGTTTGCACTTCAATTGGCGCACGCCGGGCGCAAAGGTTCCACACGGGCGCCGTGGGACGAAACTTTTCCCGACCAGCCGCTGGAGGCAGGAAACTGGGAGATCATCGCTCCGTCGCCGATCGCCTGGTCGGATCGCAACGCCACGCCGCGCGAAATGACCCGCGCCGACATGGAGCGCGTCAAGGCTGATTTCGTTCGTGCGACGCTGATGGGCGAGAGAGCAGGGTTCGATATGCTCGAACTGCATTGTGGACACGGCTATTTGCTGTCCTCATTTCTCACTCCGATTAGCAATCACCGCACTGACGAGTACGGAGGCGATGTCGCCAGCCGGTTGCGATTTCCACTCGAAGTGTTCATTGCGATGCGCGCCATCTGGCCCAAGCACAAGCCAATGAGCGTTCGCATCTCCGCTACCGATTGGCACGATGAAGGGTTGACGCCCGAAGATTCCATCGCGATCGCAGAAGCGTTTGCCGAGGCCGGCGCGGATCTCATCGACGTTTCAGCCGGGCAGACCACCCCACTCGGCCGCCCAGTCTATGGGCGCATGTTCCAAACTCCGTTCTGCGACCGCATTCGTAACGAAGCGCACGTGAAGACCATGGCCGTCGGCAACATTTTCGAACCGGATCACATCAATTCGATCCTCGCCGCCGGCCGCGCTGACCTTTGCGCTTTGGCGCGCCCGCACTTGATGGATCCCAACTGGTCGCTGCGCGCCGCTGCCGAACTCGGCTACGGCCAGCTCCCGCCACCAAAGCAATATCGTACCGGCTACGCACAGATGCGGCGCAACCTCATGCGCAAGGAGCAATGA
- a CDS encoding alpha/beta hydrolase yields MSLDLEAEYNNRARVSGHAAIIARWAAESKAYRNLNAPRVIEYGPGERNTFDMFDAGDGPTVMFVHGGYWQALEKSFFSNMARGLNEHGVSVAVPSYDLCPTVRIGDIVEQMRTASTVLHRASNAPVIIAGHSAGGHISACLLTTEAHITSAYAISGLFDLSPLITTSLNERLGLDEAEANALSPLFWPAPEGKSLDAVVGGIESSEFLRQSASIVWAWGEDGVETRYEEIEGADHFTVIDPLSDPASAMCERLAQLCAQARRT; encoded by the coding sequence ATGAGTCTTGATCTCGAAGCTGAGTACAACAATCGCGCCCGCGTGTCGGGCCACGCGGCGATTATCGCGCGCTGGGCTGCAGAGAGCAAAGCCTACCGCAACCTCAACGCACCTCGCGTCATCGAGTACGGTCCGGGCGAGCGTAACACCTTCGACATGTTCGACGCCGGAGACGGCCCTACGGTCATGTTCGTGCATGGTGGTTACTGGCAGGCGCTCGAAAAAAGCTTCTTCAGCAACATGGCGCGTGGCCTAAACGAACATGGCGTAAGCGTCGCCGTTCCGAGCTACGATCTTTGCCCCACCGTCCGCATCGGCGATATCGTCGAGCAAATGCGCACCGCGAGCACGGTCCTACATCGCGCGAGCAATGCACCAGTAATCATCGCTGGCCATTCCGCGGGCGGACACATTTCGGCGTGCCTCCTAACGACCGAAGCGCACATCACATCAGCCTATGCTATCTCGGGATTGTTCGATCTTTCCCCGCTCATCACCACCAGCCTCAACGAGCGTTTGGGGTTGGACGAAGCAGAAGCCAATGCGCTCAGCCCCCTCTTCTGGCCGGCGCCTGAAGGCAAATCATTGGACGCCGTCGTCGGCGGCATCGAAAGCAGCGAGTTCTTGCGCCAAAGCGCGAGCATCGTCTGGGCTTGGGGTGAGGACGGGGTAGAGACGCGCTACGAAGAAATCGAAGGCGCAGACCATTTCACGGTCATAGACCCTTTATCAGACCCCGCATCGGCGATGTGCGAACGCCTCGCTCAATTGTGTGCGCAGGCCCGGCGAACCTAA
- a CDS encoding acyl-CoA dehydrogenase family protein, translated as MADCSYLNWPFFDARHRELAASLNAWLGATSFPHHVNEDKVDTACAEFLAEMVKGGFTANAVSTEGAALDVRSLCLTREHFARHSGLLDFVFAMQGLGSGPISLFGTPEQRAHYLRDVAAGKKVAAFALSEPEAGSDAASLTLTARADGDHFILDGEKTWISNGGIASFYVVFARTGEAPGAKGVSAIIVDADSPGLSVVERIPLIAAHPLARLKFENVRVPHGNLIGKPGEGFKTAMATLDVFRSTVGAAALGMARRALDETLTRAKTRQINGAPMAELQMVQAMISDMALKIDAAALLIYRAAWTKDSGAPRVTREAAMAKLYATDTAQEIIDAAVQLHGGWGVVHGHPIECLYRDIRALRIYEGASEVQKVIIARQTLAQEAP; from the coding sequence ATGGCGGATTGTAGCTATCTCAATTGGCCGTTCTTCGACGCGCGCCACCGCGAGCTGGCGGCGTCACTCAATGCCTGGCTCGGCGCCACATCGTTCCCGCACCACGTCAACGAAGACAAAGTCGACACCGCTTGTGCTGAATTCTTGGCCGAAATGGTGAAGGGCGGTTTCACCGCCAATGCCGTTTCGACGGAGGGTGCAGCGCTCGACGTACGTAGCCTCTGCCTCACCCGTGAGCACTTCGCGCGCCATTCCGGCCTTCTCGATTTCGTCTTCGCCATGCAGGGTCTCGGTAGCGGTCCCATTTCCCTCTTCGGTACGCCCGAACAGCGCGCGCATTACCTCCGCGACGTGGCCGCCGGAAAGAAAGTCGCTGCTTTTGCCTTATCCGAACCAGAAGCCGGGTCGGACGCCGCATCACTCACACTCACGGCACGCGCCGACGGCGATCACTTCATACTCGATGGCGAAAAGACCTGGATATCCAATGGCGGCATCGCGAGCTTCTATGTCGTCTTTGCCCGCACCGGCGAAGCGCCGGGTGCAAAGGGCGTCAGCGCGATTATCGTTGATGCGGACTCACCGGGCCTGAGTGTGGTCGAGCGCATTCCGCTCATCGCCGCCCACCCGCTGGCACGGCTCAAGTTCGAGAACGTGCGCGTTCCCCATGGCAATCTGATCGGCAAGCCAGGTGAAGGCTTCAAGACCGCGATGGCGACGCTCGATGTCTTCCGCTCGACGGTTGGCGCGGCAGCGCTCGGCATGGCCCGCCGAGCGCTTGATGAAACGCTAACACGCGCCAAGACACGTCAGATCAACGGTGCGCCAATGGCTGAGTTGCAGATGGTGCAGGCTATGATCTCGGACATGGCGCTGAAGATCGACGCCGCCGCCCTTCTCATTTACCGCGCGGCCTGGACAAAGGATTCCGGCGCCCCGCGTGTCACGCGCGAAGCCGCAATGGCGAAACTCTACGCCACAGATACCGCACAAGAAATCATTGACGCCGCCGTTCAGCTTCACGGCGGCTGGGGCGTCGTGCACGGTCATCCGATCGAGTGCCTGTATCGAGATATCCGCGCGTTGCGCATCTACGAGGGCGCCTCCGAGGTGCAGAAGGTCATCATCGCTCGTCAGACGCTTGCGCAGGAGGCCCCATGA
- a CDS encoding RidA family protein: MRTLLPEGWPRPKGYANGIEADGRLVFVAGQIGWTPEGVFEANTLSAQFAQTLDNTLAILREANAGPEHIARMTWYITDKRAYLGSLAEIGAIWREKMGRNFPAMAVVEVKALIEDAALIEIETTAVVPR, translated from the coding sequence ATGAGAACGCTCCTTCCCGAGGGATGGCCCCGCCCCAAAGGCTACGCAAACGGCATCGAAGCCGACGGGCGTCTCGTGTTCGTCGCAGGTCAGATCGGCTGGACGCCCGAGGGAGTGTTCGAAGCGAACACCCTCTCCGCGCAATTTGCGCAAACGCTCGACAACACACTCGCTATCTTGCGCGAAGCCAATGCCGGGCCGGAACACATCGCGCGCATGACCTGGTACATCACAGATAAACGCGCGTATTTAGGATCGCTTGCTGAAATTGGCGCGATCTGGCGCGAAAAGATGGGGCGGAACTTCCCAGCGATGGCGGTCGTCGAAGTGAAGGCGCTCATCGAGGACGCCGCGCTCATCGAAATCGAGACAACCGCCGTCGTCCCGCGCTAA
- a CDS encoding AMP-binding protein, with amino-acid sequence MSAHVDTFVRDNLPPQDQWPELKFTLPELQFPALFNASSILDRAIANNHGARNAVLYSSDAISYGLLLEEANRIAHVLAQAFGLKPGNRVLIHSSNTRLSMAVWWAVWRAGGVAVGTMPMLRAHELAVILNKAQISHAIVDTQRAGELEQAQRDAPVLKHILTTDDIGERMTSAPSEYALVATAADDPALIAFTSGTTGTPKGCVHLHRDIAAMAETFSRHVLRPKSTDVFIGTPPLAFTFGLGAGVIFPANVGAATAICPKPGFDVLADTIEQHRATTLFTSPTGYRALMKQDLSKLGSLHTCVSAGEHLPRATSDQWFERTGIRIIDGIGSTEMIHIFVSARGNDIRPGATGKAVPGYEATLLDENDQPIEGEGEGRLAIKGPTGCRYLADDRQRNYVINGWNVTGDVYQRDSEGYFRYIARADDMIISSGYNIGAPEVENALLTHDAVAECAVVGVPDEERGQIVKAFVVLKEGAHATGRTLQDHVKETIAPYKYPRAVEFVAELPKTYTGKVQRFKLRSPS; translated from the coding sequence ATGAGCGCGCACGTCGACACCTTCGTTCGTGACAACCTTCCACCACAGGATCAGTGGCCGGAGCTGAAATTCACGCTTCCGGAGTTGCAGTTTCCCGCCCTCTTCAATGCGAGCTCGATCCTGGATCGCGCCATCGCCAATAACCACGGCGCAAGAAACGCCGTGCTCTATTCTTCTGACGCTATCAGCTACGGCTTGCTACTCGAAGAGGCGAACCGCATTGCTCACGTCCTGGCGCAGGCTTTCGGACTGAAACCGGGAAATCGCGTACTCATCCACTCGTCCAATACAAGATTGTCTATGGCGGTCTGGTGGGCCGTGTGGCGCGCCGGCGGCGTCGCCGTGGGCACAATGCCGATGTTGCGCGCACATGAGCTCGCCGTGATCCTCAACAAGGCGCAGATATCACACGCCATCGTCGACACCCAGCGCGCCGGCGAGCTTGAGCAAGCACAACGCGATGCGCCAGTTCTCAAACACATTCTGACCACGGACGACATCGGCGAGCGCATGACCTCAGCGCCAAGCGAGTATGCTCTTGTGGCGACAGCAGCGGACGACCCAGCCCTAATCGCCTTTACGTCCGGCACAACCGGAACGCCAAAAGGCTGCGTCCACCTCCACCGCGACATTGCGGCGATGGCGGAGACGTTTTCACGCCACGTGCTGCGGCCCAAATCGACTGACGTCTTCATTGGCACGCCGCCGCTGGCGTTCACATTCGGCCTCGGCGCCGGAGTGATCTTTCCTGCGAACGTCGGAGCAGCGACGGCGATCTGCCCAAAGCCAGGATTCGACGTGCTCGCCGACACGATTGAGCAGCATAGAGCCACGACACTGTTCACGTCGCCCACCGGCTATCGTGCGCTTATGAAGCAAGACTTGAGCAAGTTGGGCTCGCTTCATACCTGCGTATCGGCTGGCGAGCATCTGCCGCGCGCCACTTCGGACCAATGGTTCGAGCGCACGGGCATCCGCATCATTGACGGCATCGGTTCGACAGAGATGATCCATATCTTCGTCTCGGCGCGCGGCAATGACATTCGCCCCGGCGCCACGGGAAAAGCCGTGCCCGGATACGAAGCCACCTTGCTCGATGAGAATGATCAGCCAATCGAAGGCGAAGGCGAAGGTCGCTTGGCGATCAAAGGCCCGACCGGATGCCGCTACCTCGCGGACGATCGTCAACGCAATTACGTCATCAACGGCTGGAACGTGACCGGCGACGTCTATCAGCGCGATTCCGAAGGCTACTTCCGGTACATCGCCCGCGCCGACGACATGATCATTTCTTCCGGTTACAATATTGGTGCGCCTGAAGTGGAGAATGCGCTGCTGACGCATGACGCTGTGGCTGAGTGCGCGGTTGTCGGCGTCCCGGACGAAGAACGCGGACAGATCGTCAAAGCGTTCGTCGTGCTAAAGGAAGGTGCACACGCGACAGGCCGCACACTTCAAGACCACGTCAAAGAAACTATCGCGCCTTACAAATATCCGCGCGCCGTGGAATTCGTTGCGGAACTTCCGAAGACTTACACGGGCAAGGTGCAGCGCTTCAAACTACGGTCACCCTCATGA
- a CDS encoding enoyl-CoA hydratase family protein, protein MNDGWKSADYRAEHFLWSVEDRVATVTLNRPERKNPLTFESYAELRDLFRRLSYADDCRAVVFTGAGGNFCSGGDVHDIIAPLTKMTMPELMRFTRMTGDLVKAMRACPQPIVAAVEGACAGAGAIIAMASDIRFASANAKTAFLFTRVGLAGCDMGACAILPRIIGHGRASELLYTGRSMSAEEGAAWGFFNRITEAPLNDAKAFARDLANGPAFAHSVTKNQLNMEWNMSLEQALEAEAQAQAICMQTKDFERAYVAFASKQKPVFEGD, encoded by the coding sequence ATGAACGATGGCTGGAAGAGCGCCGACTATCGCGCCGAACATTTCCTCTGGAGCGTCGAAGATCGTGTCGCCACGGTGACGCTGAACCGCCCCGAGCGCAAAAATCCCCTCACCTTCGAAAGCTACGCTGAGTTGCGCGACCTCTTTCGACGCCTGAGCTACGCCGACGATTGCCGCGCGGTGGTGTTCACGGGCGCCGGCGGCAATTTCTGCTCGGGCGGTGACGTGCACGATATCATCGCACCGCTCACAAAGATGACGATGCCGGAACTGATGCGTTTCACACGTATGACTGGCGATCTCGTCAAAGCGATGCGCGCTTGCCCTCAACCCATCGTTGCCGCGGTTGAAGGCGCTTGCGCCGGCGCAGGCGCCATCATCGCGATGGCGAGCGACATTCGTTTCGCTTCGGCCAACGCCAAGACGGCGTTCCTCTTCACGCGCGTCGGCCTCGCAGGCTGCGATATGGGGGCCTGCGCGATACTTCCGCGCATTATCGGTCACGGCCGGGCGAGCGAGCTTCTCTACACCGGCCGCTCGATGAGCGCAGAGGAAGGTGCGGCATGGGGGTTTTTCAATCGCATCACTGAAGCGCCGCTCAACGATGCTAAAGCCTTCGCACGCGATCTCGCCAACGGTCCCGCGTTCGCGCACTCCGTGACCAAGAACCAGCTTAACATGGAGTGGAATATGAGCCTCGAGCAGGCGCTCGAGGCCGAAGCACAAGCTCAAGCCATCTGCATGCAAACCAAAGACTTCGAACGCGCCTATGTCGCGTTCGCCTCAAAACAGAAGCCCGTATTCGAGGGTGATTGA
- a CDS encoding SDR family NAD(P)-dependent oxidoreductase has product MMSHHVFISGGGTGIGLATARALAPTGARFTLVGRDGARVQSAAEEFESAQGVSCDVSDEASVNAAFEAARDRYGTIDILINNAGITPSAPLHCMDLATWNQVLAINLTGAFLCSRAALADMYAKKWGRIVNVASIAGLKGGPYISAYCASKHGMIGMTRALAYEAAKRGVTVNAVCPGYVETDIVTKAAENISSKTKLTEDEARAMLYAGNPQGRLIAADEVASAIAWLCSDGAAATNGAAIPMSGGEI; this is encoded by the coding sequence ATGATGAGCCATCACGTGTTCATTTCTGGAGGCGGCACCGGCATCGGTCTCGCCACGGCGCGCGCACTGGCGCCAACTGGCGCCCGCTTCACGCTCGTGGGCCGCGACGGCGCACGCGTGCAAAGCGCCGCAGAGGAATTCGAGAGCGCGCAAGGAGTTTCGTGCGACGTTTCCGACGAAGCGTCCGTCAACGCCGCCTTCGAAGCGGCGCGCGATCGCTACGGCACGATCGATATCCTGATCAACAATGCCGGCATCACACCCTCTGCGCCGCTCCACTGCATGGACCTAGCCACCTGGAACCAAGTGCTGGCGATTAACCTCACCGGCGCGTTTCTTTGCTCACGCGCCGCGCTCGCGGACATGTACGCAAAGAAGTGGGGACGCATCGTCAACGTTGCTTCGATCGCCGGCCTTAAGGGCGGGCCGTACATCTCCGCTTACTGCGCCTCGAAGCATGGAATGATCGGTATGACGCGCGCGCTGGCGTACGAAGCCGCCAAGCGTGGCGTCACCGTCAACGCCGTCTGCCCCGGCTATGTCGAAACCGACATTGTCACCAAGGCAGCCGAAAACATTTCCAGCAAGACAAAGCTCACGGAAGATGAAGCACGCGCCATGCTCTATGCGGGCAACCCGCAAGGTCGCCTCATAGCAGCCGATGAAGTCGCCAGCGCCATCGCGTGGCTATGCAGCGACGGCGCCGCCGCTACGAACGGCGCGGCAATCCCGATGTCGGGCGGCGAGATCTGA
- a CDS encoding acyl-CoA thioesterase, giving the protein MKFTRDLIVRFEHCDAAGLIFYPRFFGLVNETVEDWFASLGHSFKSLHVDERKGVPTVRFESEFVGPVRIGDLLHQQLGVDSIGNSSLNLKHIASIGTRTVARFDQTIVFTDLSSMKAEPWPAGLRAAITNFAKLDA; this is encoded by the coding sequence ATGAAATTCACGCGCGACCTTATCGTCCGCTTCGAACATTGCGATGCGGCAGGACTTATTTTCTATCCACGTTTCTTCGGGCTGGTGAATGAAACCGTTGAAGATTGGTTCGCCAGCTTGGGCCACTCCTTTAAGTCGCTGCATGTCGATGAACGCAAGGGTGTGCCGACGGTGCGGTTCGAGAGTGAGTTCGTGGGACCTGTCCGCATCGGCGACCTGCTGCACCAGCAACTCGGCGTCGATTCCATCGGCAACAGCTCGCTCAATCTAAAGCATATCGCTTCAATCGGGACGCGCACGGTGGCGCGTTTCGACCAGACCATCGTCTTCACCGATCTTTCAAGCATGAAGGCTGAGCCATGGCCCGCCGGCCTGCGCGCCGCCATCACCAACTTCGCAAAGCTGGACGCATGA
- a CDS encoding MarR family winged helix-turn-helix transcriptional regulator, with protein MPQASESVRLSLRLLSTGRLIEREVDALMRARFNSTIARFDFLAALDRHGALTLGEVSQYLLVSNGNITQLRTRLSEEALIETEQDPDDRRIQRVRLTRQGESVFKQMAKAHAACVDALLRDLSQADKNALSRLLDAARASLRRKVTKGATA; from the coding sequence ATGCCGCAAGCAAGCGAGTCGGTGCGCCTTTCGCTCCGTCTCCTCAGCACCGGGCGCCTGATTGAACGCGAAGTTGACGCGCTCATGCGCGCGCGATTCAACAGCACCATTGCACGCTTCGATTTCCTCGCGGCGCTCGACCGGCACGGCGCACTGACGCTGGGCGAAGTGTCGCAATATTTGCTGGTCTCGAACGGCAACATAACGCAGCTGCGAACCCGCCTCTCCGAAGAGGCGCTCATTGAAACGGAGCAAGATCCGGACGATCGCCGCATCCAACGCGTGCGGTTGACGCGCCAGGGCGAAAGCGTATTCAAGCAAATGGCCAAAGCGCACGCGGCGTGCGTCGACGCGCTGTTGCGCGATCTGTCACAAGCCGACAAGAACGCGCTGTCGCGGCTTCTCGATGCTGCCAGGGCATCGTTGCGCCGCAAGGTTACAAAGGGAGCGACGGCGTGA